Proteins from one Penaeus vannamei isolate JL-2024 chromosome 8, ASM4276789v1, whole genome shotgun sequence genomic window:
- the LOC113800461 gene encoding RNA-directed DNA polymerase from mobile element jockey: MFSGILILFESNCILAPTSNEGIPVRPPTSAEVIKAVKQLIPGVMGERRGEQVTKPGKAPGADGIPADIYRNGGDVLPEQLTFLFRSIWEVGQVPQGFKDASIMHIYKRKGDKTSCDNHRGILLLCIAGKILARVILNRLMTHIADSIIPESQCGFRAGRGTSDMVFAVSQLQEKCREQNQELHLVFVDLTNVFDTVNRNGLWKILQKLIACFHNSMQARVQENGDTSDPFQVRNGVKQGCVLAPTLFSILSAAMLLDAFHECNRGVYIRFRTDGKLFNLQRLKAKTRVFEVILRDFLFSDDCALVAHSHEDMQYITDCFAVACRRFGLTISLGKTEAMFQPSPSQAANAPPPPCIIISNTEIKTVDNFCYLGSTIMSSESLGSEVMLRIGKASAAFGQLTKRLWQDRGIRLSTKISVYRAVVLSTLQYCCETWTTYRRHIKQLEQFHQRCLQKICNIKWQDRVSNLQILEKCDLPSIECLIIKCQLRWTGHVIRMEDSRIPKMLLYGQLKEGHRDQGRPFKMYKNTLKVNLKMCNFDVNSWEVTASDRALWTHQRAQGTKDFEVNRLAEIKTKKERRKQCSASVDSFPCSFCDRLCASRIGLHSHMRTHLGN, translated from the exons ATGTTCAGTGGAATTCTAATCTTATTTG AAAGCAATTGCATCCTTGCCCCAACTTCAAATGAAGGAATCCCTGTCAGACCCCCAACCAGTGCAGAGGTTATCAAGGCTGTGAAGCAGTTAATACCTggtgtaat gggtgagcgacgaggggagcaggtcactaaaccTGGAAAGGCACCTGGAGCAGATGGAATCCCTGCTGACATTTACAGGAATGGAGGGGATGTGCTACCGGAGCAGCTAACGTTCCTGTTCAGGTCCATATGGGAAGTAGGGCAAGTCCCACAAGGTTTCAAAGATGCATCTATAATGCACATCtataaaaggaagggagacaagacATCATGTGATAATCACCGTGGGATATTACTTCTTTGCATCGCCGGGAAGATTCTTGCCAGGGTCATCCTAAATAGACTCATGACTCATATTGCTGATTCCATTATCCCTGAATCCCAGTGCGGATTTCGTGCAGGCAGGGGCACCAGTGACATGGTTTTTGCTGTCAGTCAGTTACAGGAAAAATGCCGCGAGCAGAATCAAGAGCTCCACTTAGTGTTTGTAGACCTCACCAATGTCTTCGATACCGTGAACCGGAACGGTCTATGGAAGATCCTGCAAAAGCTGATCGCCTGCTTTCACAACAGCATGCAAGCCAGAGTCCAAGAAAATGGTGATACCTCGGATCCATTCCAAGTGAGAAATGGAGTGAAGCAGGGCTGCGTTCTTGCCCCGACTTTGTTCTCCATCCTGTCTGCAGCAATGCTGCTCGATGCCTTCCACGAATGCAACAGAGGAGTATACATCCGATTTCGTACTGATGGGAAACTTTTCAACCTGCAAAGACTCAAAGCTAAGACTAGAGTGTTCGAGGTCATACTACGGGATTTTCTATTTTCTGATGACTGTGCACTGGTTGCACACTCCCATGAAGACATGCAGTACATAACAGATTGCTTTGCAGTTGCCTGTAGACGATTCGGATTGACAATCAGCCTCGGAAAAACCGAAGCCATGTTCCAGCCCTCACCATCACAGGCTGCCAATGCACCACCACCTCCttgcattatcatcagtaatacagAGATCAAGACTGTGGATAATTTCTGCTACCTGGGTAGCACCATCATGAGCAGTGAATCCCTGGGCAGTGAGGTGATGCTGCGCATTGGAAAGGCGAGCGCAGCCTTCGGCCAGCTGACAAAGAGGCTTTGGCAAGACCGTGGAATCCGCCTCTCCACTAAGATTTCCGTGTACAGAGCTGTGGTCTTGAGCACACTTCAGTATTGCTGCGAGACATGGACCACCTATCGCCGGCACATCAAGCAACTAGAGCAATTTCACCAACGATGTCTGCAGAAGATCTGTAACATCAAGTGGCAGGACAGAGTGTCCAACCTTCAAATCTTAGAGAAGTGTGACCTCCCAAGCATTGAGTGCTTGATCATTAAGTGCCAACTGAGATGGACAGGACACGTTATCCGAATGGAGGATAGTAGAATCCCGAAGATGCTGCTGTATGGACAGCTGAAAGAAGGACACCGCGACCAGGGAAGACCCTTCAAAATGTACAAAAACACTCTGAAGGTGAATCTCAAGATGTGCAACTTTGACGTGAACTCCTGGGAAGTAACTGCTTCTGACAGAGCTCTTTGGACACACCAGCGTGCACAAGGCACAAAAGACTTCGAAGTCAACAGATTAGCTGAAattaagacaaagaaggagaggaggaaacagtGTTCCGCTTCTGTAGACTCCTTCCCCTGCAGCTTCTGTGACCGATTGTGTGCATCACGAATTGGTCTTCATTCCCATATGAGGACCCACCTCGGCAATTGA